A section of the Salvelinus fontinalis isolate EN_2023a chromosome 33, ASM2944872v1, whole genome shotgun sequence genome encodes:
- the LOC129831948 gene encoding isobutyryl-CoA dehydrogenase, mitochondrial-like, giving the protein MAAVGTFSRVARLSLSIGRRCRLISNSEKRRGIASCVDPAHGLSDEQKEFQKMAFDFAANEMSPHMAEWDEKEIFPVETLRKAAQLGFGGIYVQPEVGGSGLSRLDTSLIFEALSTGCVSTTAYLSIHNMCNWMIDTFGNTEQREKYCPELCTMDKFASYCLTEPGSGSDAASLLTTAKLEGDHYVLNGSKAFISGGGDTDVYIVMCRTGGKGPKGISCVVVEKDTPGLSFGKKEKKVGWNSQPTRAVILEDCHVPVTSRLGQEGQGFNIAMRGLNGGRINIASCSLGAAHACVQLARDHLLVRKQFGETLSSNQFLQFKLAEMATKLVASRLLVREAALALQEGRSDAVSLCSMAKLFVTDECFNICNQALQMHGGYGYLKDYAVQQFVRDIRVHQILEGTNEVMRMIIARSLLSESG; this is encoded by the exons ATGGCGGCCGTTGGAACGTTCTCTAGAGTTGCCAGACTGAGTTTAAGCATTGGCAGAAGATGTCGTTTAATATCGAACAGCGAAAAGAGACGAGGAATAGCGTCATGCGTTGACC CTGCTCATGGCCTTAGTGATGAACAGAAAGAGTTTCAGAAGATGGCCTTTGACTTCGCAGCaaatgaaatgtctccacacatggCTGAGTGGGATGAAAAG GAAATCTTCCCGGTGGAGACCTTGCGTAAGGCTGCCCAGCTGGGGTTTGGGGGAATCTATGTACAGCCGGAGGTGGGGGGATCTGGCCTGTCTCGTCTGGACACCTCACTCATCTTTGAGGCCTTATCGACAGGCTGCGTTAGCACCACAGCCTACCTCAGCATTCACAA CATGTGTAACTGGATGATTGACACCTTCGGCAACACTGAACAGAGGGAGAAGTACTGCCCTGAGCTTTGTACGATGGACAAGTTTGCCTCTTATTGTCTGACTGAGCCAG GCAGTGGCAGTGATGCTGCTTCGTTACTCACTACTGCAAAGTTGGAAGGTGACCATTATGTCCTCAATGGGTCCAAG GCCTTCATCAGTGGAGGAGGAGACACAGACGTGTACATAGTAATGTGTCGGACGGGAGGGAAAGGTCCCAAGGGGATCTCCTGTGTGGTGGTGGAGAAAGACACTCCAGGACTCAGCTTTggcaagaaggagaagaag gtgGGATGGAACTCTCAGCCAACCAGAGCAGTGATCTTAGAGGACTGCCATGTCCCAGTGACCAGTCGGCTGGGTCAGGAGGGACAGGGCTTTAACATCGCTATGAGAGGCCTGAATGGAGGCAGGATCAATATTG CATCTTGTTCTCTTGGGGCGGCCCATGCATGTGTACAGCTGGCGAGAGATCACCTGTTAGTACGCAAGCAGTTTGGAGAGACCCTCTCAAGCAACCAG TTCCTGCAGTTTAAGTTGGCAGAGATGGCCACCAAGCTAGTGGCGTCGCGTctgttggtgcgtgaggctgcCCTGGCACTGCAGGAGGGCAGGTCTGACGCTGTGTCCCTCTGCTCCATGGCCAAACTCTTTGTCACTGACGAGTGCTTCAAC ATCTGTAACCAGGCACTCCAGATGCATGGTGGATACGGTTACCTCAAAGACTACGCTGTTCAGCAGTTTGTCCGGGACATCAGAGTACACCAGATACTTGAGG GAACAAATGAAGTGATGCGGATGATAATTGCCAGAAGTTTACTGTCAGAGTCTGGATAA
- the LOC129831949 gene encoding vacuolar protein sorting-associated protein 26B-like — protein sequence MSFFSFGQSAEIDVVLTDAETRKKAEHKTEDGKKDKYFLFYDGETVAGKVNVTLKNPGKRLEHQGIKIEFVGQIELYYDRGNHHEFVSLVKDLARPGELTQSQTFDFEFTHVEKPYESYTGQNVKLRYFLRATVSRRLNDISKEMDIVVHTLSTYPELNSSIKMEVGIEDCLHIEFEYNKSKYHLKDVIVGKIYFLLVRIKIKHMEIDIIKRETTGTGPSVYHENDTIAKYEIMDGAPVRGESIPIRLFLAGYEMTPTMRDINKKFSVRYYLNLVLIDEEERRYFKQQEITLWRKGDVVRKSMSSQATIGAQRFEGSVSSESALEKAAREDSA from the exons ATGAGTTTCTTCAGTTTTGGCCAAAGTGCAGAAATTGATGTAGTTCTGACTGATGCTGAGACGAGAAAAAAGGCTGAACATAAGACTGAAGATGGGAAGAAGGACAAATATTTCTTATTTTATGATGGGGAGACTGTGGCAGGAAAGGTCAACGTTACACTGAAGAACCCTGGGAAAAGACTGGAACATCAAGGCATCAAAATCGAATTTGTAGGCCAGATTG AGCTGTACTACGACAGAGGAAACCATCATGAGTTTGTCTCCCTGGTGAAAGATCTGGCAAGGCCTGGTGAGCTTACTCAGTCACAGACCTTCGACTTTGAGTTCACCCATGTTGAGAAGCCCTATGAGTCATACACAGGCCAGAATGTGAAGCTACG GTATTTTCTGCGCGCTACGGTGAGCAGGAGACTGAATGACATCAGTAAAGAGATGGATATTGTGGTGCACACACTCAGCACGTACCCAGAGCTCAACTCGTCAATAAAAATGGAAGTTGGGATCGAAGACTGTCTCCACATTGAGTTTGAGTACAACAAATCCAA GTACCACCTGAAAGACGTCATTGTGGGTAAGATCTACTTCCTGCTGGTGCGGATTAAAATCAAGCACATGGAGATTGACATCATCAAAAGGGAGACAACTGGCACCGGTCCTAGTGTATACCATGAAAATGACACCATCGCCAAATATGAGATCATGGATGGAGCTCCTGTCCGAG GAGAGTCAATTCCAATCCGGTTGTTTCTGGCTGGCTATGAGATGACCCCTACCATGCGAGATATCAATAAGAAGTTCTCTGTGCGTTACTACCTTAATCTGGTGCTgattgatgaggaggagagacgcTACTTCAAACAGCAG GAAATCACACTGTGGAGGAAAGGGGATGTGGTGAGGAAGAGCATGTCGAGCCAGGCCACCATCGGAGCCCAGCGGTTCGAGGGCTCAGTCAGCTCAGAGAGTGCTCTGGAGAAGGCGGCGAGGGAGGACAGCGCCTAA
- the LOC129831950 gene encoding junctional adhesion molecule 3B-like → MALQRLMSFFILYSILGYIPSLGVILRTTDKTVWANEFEPIELTCLIESISTNNPRIEWKKIQNGVPSYVYFQNQISGDLEHRAQLIQPANLLILNTSRADTAEYRCEVAAIDDHKHFDEILISLAVRVKPVVPRCSVPVAVTVGTSSELRCLENEGFPASQYRWFRNNEELPQDPKSSPKFINSTYSINADTGGLKFRRMRKEDAGEYYCQAKNVAGHAQCPTQLMDVYDVDIVGIFLKVLAALAGFIVVMVGVCHAHKHHCFSSSKDHTGTNYKLPAQDDGFDYAEADEGHFRHKSSFII, encoded by the exons ATGGCGTTACAACGACTGATGTCTTTTTTCATCCTTTACTCGATTCTTG GCTACATTCCATCACTTGGGGTAATCCTCCGAACCACAGACAAGACTGTGTGGGCAAATGAATTTGAAC CTATTGAGTTGACCTGCTTGATAGAGTCCATCTCAACAAACAACCCCAGAATCGAATGGAAGAAAATCCAAAACGGCGTCCCTAGTTATGTGTACTTTCAAAATCAAATTTCGG GGGACTTGGAGCACAGAGCCCAGCTGATCCAGCCGGCTAAcctactgatcctcaacaccagcCGTGCAGACACTGCAGAGTACCGCTGTGAGGTCGCTGCCATTGATGACCACAAACACTTTGATGAAATTCTAATCAGTCTTGCTGTCAGGG TAAAGCCTGTGGTGCCCAGGTGCAGTGTGCCTGTGGCGGTGACTGTTGGCACGTCCTCTGAGCTGCGCTGCCTGGAGAACGAGGGCTTCCCTGCCTCACAGTACCGCTGGTTCCGTAACAACGAGGAGCTTCCCCAGGACCCAAAGAGCAGCCCCAAGTTCATCAACTCCACCTACTCCATTAACGCTGACACGGGTGGTCTG AAATTCCGCCGGATGAGAAAGGAGGATGCGGGGGAGTATTACTGCCAGGCAAAGAATGTAGCTGGACATGCACAGTGTCCCACACAGCTGATGGACGTCT ATGATGTCGACATTGTGGGGATTTTCCTAAAGGTGTTGGCGGCATTGGCTGGATTCATTGTTGTGATGGTGGGGGTTTGTCATGCACACAAACATCACTGCTTTTCCTCCAGCAAGGATCACACAGGAACCAA ctaCAAACTTCCAGCACAGGATGATGGCTTTGACTATGCCGAAGCAGATGAG GGTCACTTCCGTCACAAATCATCATTTATCATTTGA